In Gopherus flavomarginatus isolate rGopFla2 chromosome 1, rGopFla2.mat.asm, whole genome shotgun sequence, a single genomic region encodes these proteins:
- the LOC127044617 gene encoding olfactory receptor 52E2-like has translation MSSSNTTDFINPSNFILLGIPGLETAHIWISIPFCTMYTIAILGNFIILLIVKRDPSLHGPMYYFLCMLAITDLVLSTSILPKTLSIFWFSSREIYFSVCLTQMYFIHCFTAMESGIFVAMAFDRYVAICDPLRHSTILTNSVVAKIVLAVVLRGSMLVLPYPFLARQWPYCRTNIIPHTYCEHIAVVKQACSDIRVSIYYGLFLAVSGMGLDMFFIAMSYIQILRAVFRLPTKDAQLKTFGTCISHLCSILSFYVPALFSYLTHRFGHNVPLHFHILMANIYLLVPPMLNPIIYGVRTKQIRDRLLWLFSHKGTV, from the coding sequence GTTCCAACACAACCGACTTCATCAACCCCTCCAACTttatcctgctgggcattcctggcctggagacgGCTcatatctggatctccatccccttctgcaccatgtacaccatagccatcttggggaacttcattATCCTGCTCATCGTGAAGAGGGATCCAAGCCTGCatgggcccatgtactatttcctctgcatgctggccatcaccgacctggtcctgtccacgtccatcctgcccaaaacattgagcatcttctggttcagttCCAGGGAGATCTATTTCAGtgtctgcctcacccagatgtacttcattcactgcttcacagcgatggagtctgggatcttcgtggccatggcttttgatcgctatgtggccatttgtgatcccctgagacattccaccatcctgacaaactCTGTGGTGGCCAAGATTGTCCTGGCTGTGGTCCTGCGCGGTAGCATGCTTGTACTGCCGTATCCCTTCCTGGCGaggcagtggccatattgcagaaccaacatcatcccccacaCATACTGTGAGCACATAGCCGTCGTGAAGCAAGCCTGCTCTGACATTCGCGTCAGTATTTACTACGGCCTCTTTTTGGCAGTCTCTGGGATGGGTCTGGATATGTTTTTTATCGCCATGTCCTatatccagatcctcagggccgtaTTTAGactccccacaaaggatgcccaGCTCAAGACTTTTGGGACATGTATCTCCCACCTCTGTTCCATTTTATCCTTTTATGTCCCAGCTCTCTTCTCCTACCTCACACACAGGTTTGGCCACAATGTGCCCCTGCATTTTCACATTCTCATGGCCAACATATACCTCCTGGTTCCACccatgctaaaccccatcatttACGGGGTGAGAACCAAACAGATCCGGGACAGGCTGCTCTGGCTCTTTTCTCATAAAGGGACT